A single genomic interval of Mucilaginibacter boryungensis harbors:
- a CDS encoding cell division ATP-binding protein FtsE yields MIGNTIIKLQGVDVFQQKHLILSNVNLHIDKGDFVWLIGQTGSGKSSLLKVIYGDIAITNGEGHAGGYDLKTLATKDVPFLRRKLGIVFQDFQLLTDRSVEDNLRFVMRATGWTDKNLITERTLDVLEKVGLRSKIKKMPHELSGGEQQRVVIARALINDPEIILADEPTGNLDPDTSEEIVMLLKQISQSGTSVLIATHDYHIIRTFPSRIIKCENGKVLEDVEI; encoded by the coding sequence ATGATAGGAAATACCATTATAAAATTGCAGGGTGTGGATGTGTTTCAGCAAAAGCACCTGATACTGTCTAATGTTAATCTGCATATTGATAAGGGCGACTTTGTGTGGCTGATAGGGCAAACCGGATCGGGCAAAAGCAGTTTGCTGAAGGTAATTTATGGTGATATAGCTATTACCAACGGCGAAGGACATGCCGGCGGGTACGATTTAAAAACTTTAGCTACTAAAGATGTGCCTTTTTTGCGCCGTAAGCTGGGCATTGTTTTCCAGGATTTTCAATTACTTACAGACCGGTCGGTTGAAGATAACCTGCGTTTTGTGATGCGTGCTACAGGCTGGACAGATAAAAACCTGATCACCGAACGCACATTGGATGTGCTGGAGAAGGTAGGCCTGCGCTCTAAAATAAAAAAAATGCCGCACGAGCTCTCAGGCGGCGAACAGCAACGGGTAGTTATTGCTCGTGCACTGATAAATGACCCCGAAATTATACTGGCCGACGAGCCAACCGGTAACCTTGATCCGGATACTTCCGAAGAAATTGTAATGCTGCTAAAGCAGATCAGCCAATCGGGCACTTCGGTATTAATAGCCACACACGATTATCATATCATCCGTACATTCCCATCGCGTATTATTAAATGCGAGAACGGCAAGGTACTGGAAGATGTGGAGATATAA